TCGATCGTTTGTTTCGGGAAAACTGAGAAGAGTCAGCAGAGGTTGCATTTTTGCCGCGTCAGCAATGTTCGGTTTATCCAGTGAGAATAAGGAATGCTTGGTTACCAAGAACCGGGCTCAGCGAAATCTGTTGACAGAATTCATCACCCTGTAGAAGAGACTTCAAATTACTTCAATATATACCGCTTGATTTGAACTATAACTACTCGGCACTACTTATATAACCGATACTGCTCGGTTTGAACTATAATTACTTGGCACTACTTATATAACTCAAAGACTCGAGGCTAAAACGACCCTatggtaaatttcaaaataattacttgATTTCTGATGCTTCATTTTGGAAAGGAGAGgaatggaaggaaaagaaagtccgggtgaaaattcaagaaatgtTGAAATATTTCTCGTCAATTGCGACAGAGGAAAGATGATTCTCTTCtctattttccatttcttccctttccatAGTTGTTTCCCAAACAGAGCATTAATGAAAACTAAGCGAGGCAATAACAGGTTGAGAAACTATGGAGAAAACAATCATGGACGGTATTTGGgaaagaagaaatgggagaagAACAGAGGCAACCAGAGGACTGGACATCTTTTACACCAGAACCAACGTTTTGAACACAATGCAAACATTCTTTCCAGAATATCACGCGGTCATACTCATATATACAAATACACGTCCCAAGCCAAAAGATTTAGGAACAGAGAATTTCATGAGTAGGAATCAGAATAatcacaacaaaagaaagcaaaagaaaagggtcCCCTTGCACCTGCTGAAGAAAGGATCCCAAATACACACATACACAGAGGATCCAAATAGACGCGCGCGCACTGACAACCGATTACAAATTCGTGTCTAACGTGGGTTGGCGGAATCAAGGATTGCAGTGATCTTCTTCTGAAGCTCAGGCTTGTTGGCACCCACTAGCTTGTCGATTTGCTGGCCAtctctgaggaagaagaaagtgggAGTGGCTTTAATATCCCAAGATGTGCTCATCTCCTGCATAAGTTCAAAATCATCAATGCATTTTACACGGGAAAGTGGAGAAGAACAACAAACATTGTCGATTGTTCTATATGATGATCACGATGCTATGTGACTCCTGTTTTTCTGCATGAATAGATCACGGATCACTTGGTGGAACTGGCAATCAAATCATTGAACTTTTAACTTCGATCACCAAATACACTAGCCTTTCGAGTTTTTACAACATATGTACTCTGACCGGAATCCAACAATTTTTTGGCAAAGTACTGACATGGCAGATATGTGACAATTTTCTAGATGCCATGTAATTGCCATGTGGGCATTGACGATAGCGCTCGACAGAAAATAGATTTCATTCCAGCCATAGCGTATCAATtgcaaaaaagtgaaaagttagTATATTGGCCGACTGAAATCAAAATCAGTGACCTGTCTGCAAATTCCACTAAATTTCAATAACCCCTAATGGAATGTACTTTGCCTTTCTTATCCTTATTTGTGTTTTACTTTTCATGTATTGTGAACACTTGTGCACTTGCTGCTTTCAGTTTAAGGGCTAAAGTGGAAGAAAACTTTGAAGACGACTGCATGAGCATGTGTTTGTTGTTTAGGCTAAGCGGTTGGAATTAAGGATTAAGGCAAATAAGTAGGTTTCATTGCTTACAGTTAGCTCATCCACATCAACCACCAGAAACATGATAGAAGAATGTTTCTCGGACAGTTCTGAATAGAATGGTGCCATCATCTTACAAGGACCACACCAGGTTGCACTGAAATTTGCAAGAACCTGCACAGAAATCCAATTAAATTAGAAACCAATGCAAATTCAAGAATATTCGGATAAATACAATTTAGTCTCCCATGGTATTCTTATGCGAGAAGCACAGCTCTGAGACTGTTCATAAAATTGGGGCCTAACTGATGCAGTAAAGAACATCTTATTTGAGCATATTCAACCAAAAGAGAAAATGCCGAAAGACATAATTAGGCATGCTACctaatacaaataattataagtTAAATTTGCGACCTAAAAAAATGATCTGCTGATGTGATGCTTGACAATTGCTCAAACAAAATCTTTTCCCAACATACCTCataaaaatcaaactaattAGCATTGTGTTAATTTTGCTCATGAAACACTTCTAAAAGCAGCTGCAGAGTACTTACAATCTTGCCATCTTTATTTGCTTCTGACAGCTTCTGATCCCAGCTTTCTTTGGTAGTAACGATGTGTACATTCCCACCAGCAAATTCAACATGCTCATCAGAATCATCTCCATGCATTTGGTTCTACAAGAATTGCACATGTGATAAGGGCTTTAGAAATAAGCAAGACACAAGTCTAGATTAGGTTATGACATCATGAATGCACCTTTAGGTGTGTGGCTACGGAAAAACCAGTATTACCCAGGGCTGTTGATGATCAGTAAATATCCTGTTGTCAACCGTTCAGCATAACCCACAGACCACCATTCCCTTTTTATGTGGTGGTTCAAAGAGCTAAAGTCCACATTGCATTACTAGTATCTCGATTGTAGTGAGATTTTATGAATTACCTATTCAGCCATTGGCTTAGGGCAAAAATTTTCCCATGAAATTGAAAGGCCATAGTGATCATTCCAAAAAGTGTTTCAATTCACAAAGTAAATTTTCCAATGGTCATGTGTCATGACATCTGGTATCCGCTGAAATTGTCCATAGTACATTCTCTTCACCTCAGGCCTTTGACATATGCTCAGTTTGAAAGCGACAGTTATCAGCTGTCTTTTGCAGGCAATTCAAGTCCTTCAGAAGGATTATGTATCCATTATTTCCATTGGAAGAATCACATCCATGCATTCAAAAGCAAGGAGATGGATAAAATAGTTGAAATCGATGGATTGAATGGCGCATTAAAACCACAACTAATGTTGCCGTGGGGAAGTTTTTCGATGTTAGTTTCATCAGGTCAGTAAATTCCCACAAATTTTACACAGGCTAGGAGTTCGACTTCTCACAACCCTGCCTTCCCCCATCTCACCCAGTGTGCTAATACGAGGTtcatcaagggaaaaaaaacatgtaAACACGATGCGAGCACACATGTAGCGAAACCGGGACATGTATTTTCAATATGCActattttggacaaaatttgcTACACGCGGCTGATCAGCAGATGCTTAACAGGCAGCCTTCCAAAGGTGCACCAAGAAAGCACCTAACGAACATGGACTTTTAAACTGAGTGCATACCCCGCAGATTAAGTAGGCAAATGCATATAACCTCGAtttgttttactttttagtTAGCAATGATAGATAAATTTGACTGCTATTCAATATGATTACATGCATGATATTAGATAACTACAAAGAAAAGGTTTCTTCTCACTTAAATGCTATTATATCACATGAAAAATGTGATGACAGGTTTAATAACTTTCCCAGATTGAAGAGCCAAACTTGTGACTGAATTAgattccattccatcaatcgtTTAGCTAATCCCATGAAAAACTTACCTTTGGGTAACACTGTCCCATGATGATGTATCAGGAATGGAGTTGCAATACTTAAGACACAAAAGGACCCTGACAAACAAAGCAGCAGAAAACCTATCAGTAcacgtaaaaaagaaaaataattatcgAATCCAAGGCTACATATTAAACCAATAAGATACAAAGGAAATGAATTAGACACCTCAATAAATTGGTAGACAAACTAGAGCATTCTAGACCATTTAAGCGCATGCCAAGGAGTAGGATTAAGCTGAGAGGAAGTGAGAGGAAACAAATTCCTTGTGGCACCCAAAAAGTATAGCATTTGCCAGAGTAAAGATTCTTAAGCATCCATTAAGCTACTTGGGTGGTTCTCGTCGAACAAACATGGAAACCAAGTTTAACAAAAGCAATTCGAAGAAAAGAGTTAGCGCGATCATTGCCTAGAGAAACCTCCAAGGCTGAaacattgaaaatttcataGTTTCTAATCTGAGCTCACATTTTCAAGGTCCTGGAAACTTCACAGGGCAATTATGCTTGAAATGGAAACTGTATACTCGGCTTTACGAATGACGAAACCATTTTGACACTTGCAAAACCTGCTAATTGGAGGGGCCGCTCAAGTCAAGTCCTGATTCTTCAAAGTTCTATCATGTATCATTCCAAAACCGCCCCCCCCCACTCTTTATTTTAGCAAAAAGTAGATGTTGGGGAGCATAAATGCTGTCGAGCATTAAAAATCTCATCTTTTTTGGATAGTAAGTTGACTCTTGAATACTCTTGAATGCTTTCCACACATCAAAgaatattctttttcaaaaccTCACAAACTTCTCTCTCTGATTTCACCCAAGAAAGTAAGACACGAACCCCATAAAAAAATCTCTAGAAAAGGAAAGCGCAGATTAACAATGCGATAAACGAGCTCGCTATCTATATCAATCAAGAACGCGAATACAAAAACAATCACCTCCTACTTCGGCTCGTTCGAGAAGTCACAACAATCGATGAAAATTTCACACTCGCGAGACTCCAAATCCCCACGACTCATCCGACACACCACACGAACTCGAAACGAAAACGAAGGAATTCAAGATTCAGCATTAGCGAGCACGCACGACTGACCCACCTGACGACAACCGAAACAACCCTTTCTCGCTCGGCAGAAAAACAAACCCAGAAACCGCGGGGAGGTTCGTTCTCTGACAAGCCGGTCTACCAGCGGAGCAGCAGCGGAGTCGCCGAAGCGTCGGATTTCAAGACGGATACTGCCGCAGCCGCGAACTCGGGCGACGCTCGAGCCTGCGAATCTTGGCCAAGACCAACccggacggacggacggacggacggactcGACGAAATGGAGCGTGCTCGGTTCGATTCGCCTCGTGGGGTTGCGATGGAAACTCCGGCAAGGAAGTGGGGATTTTCGCTTTTGCCTTTTGCAGAAGCAAGCAACGCGACCCAGGTTGACGAATTCGGATGCTAACCCACGAAAGGAAAGGGTAGTTGCCGAGTTTGGTTTGTCGAGCTCGATACTTTCCCCATAAGATAATCCAGAAACGGCCCCACCGACGTTCGTTGCCTACGATTGACAAGCCTCTCGAAACCGTCAACCTTGCCGGTTTGAAAACtcgcaaaacattttcttgcccaaaaaaagaagtgaaaatttGTTTCATTTGATTCATGAGTTAAATATGGCATGAGCCAAAATACGGATACATGGATCTACGATGAATATCATTTACGGTTAAAAGTAGAGAGAATCAAATTAACACCATCGAGATTGTTTGTAGAAAGTCCGATTTATAGGGTTGGTTTTGTTGGGTTTATTGTTTTCGATTTGATTTCAATTCATCAACGATAAAATTCAACCAAATTTAAGAGCTTGATAAATAATTGTTCTTCTCGACTAGATAAAATTGGTAACTTAACCTAGCCAAAGTAGCCACTCTTTTATTCATCCCTCTGCGATTAGAGAACGGAGATTCTATTTCCGAAAGGCCATTCTTGATGAAAACTCTGAAATCTTAGACTTAATATCCATAATAGGGTTTTCCATGCTCCATCACATTCCTAAGTTTAGCTCAGTTATATAATTTATTCTATGTCCTAAATAAGTAATTTGATGCATTTGTGGTTGTACTTCTTCCTTGATGGGTTTTGtagaaatttgcattttttataacacaatatattttaaaaaatctcaagttaATTAGCTCTCGCAGGATATAATTAAAGTCTTAAGACTTTTCATTCTTGTGTCAGTGTGCTGTTAACATTCTGAAATCGAACCATGCTGAAAGTTAATCAAGGTTACTGATTTGATCTGGGCTCTGGTTTTAATAGTTCGATTTGCATTTAGTTGCTCTCGTCCAAAAAATCCATATATACACTCTCTACATCGTATAgctttattaaaataaaaaataaaaaagactctAGCTCTCCTTAATTTGGTTTTGGCCAGTGCACACGGCGCCTCCATTTTATTCAAAAAGAAGCCCGAAATGCTTAAATTATTAAACtacgatttttcatgaacacatCCATCAAACCAAGTTCTTCACTTCCCCCTGTATCACCCATCATTCAATAATGCGTTGCTGATCCTACACTGCCCAAGCCAAGAAAACTGTAGGATGCtatagaaagaaagagaaaagaaaaagaaaacatcgaTTTCTCCATGAGAAATGGCCACAAAACAAAAGACCACATCAAAGCTGATTTCTCCTTGAGGACACTTGAGCACTTTTCATGTTTCTCTGTCCGAGAGCTGCCTGCTTTAGGACTGAGATATAAATAATACTCCGACCAATAAATAACCAGAGTTGTAAGGAAGGGTG
The sequence above is drawn from the Eucalyptus grandis isolate ANBG69807.140 chromosome 11, ASM1654582v1, whole genome shotgun sequence genome and encodes:
- the LOC104425123 gene encoding thioredoxin H-type isoform X2 → MHGDDSDEHVEFAGGNVHIVTTKESWDQKLSEANKDGKIVLANFSATWCGPCKMMAPFYSELSEKHSSIMFLVVDVDELTEMSTSWDIKATPTFFFLRDGQQIDKLVGANKPELQKKITAILDSANPR
- the LOC104425123 gene encoding thioredoxin H-type isoform X1, with protein sequence MGQCYPKNQMHGDDSDEHVEFAGGNVHIVTTKESWDQKLSEANKDGKIVLANFSATWCGPCKMMAPFYSELSEKHSSIMFLVVDVDELTEMSTSWDIKATPTFFFLRDGQQIDKLVGANKPELQKKITAILDSANPR